One window of the Sphingomonas crocodyli genome contains the following:
- the cysQ gene encoding 3'(2'),5'-bisphosphate nucleotidase CysQ, with product MSALLDQIVRIAVDAGKEIMAVYEAGACTTETKGDGSPVTEADARAEAVILAALAQVAPDVPVVAEEEAAAGRIPECGGSFFLVDPLDGTKEFINRNGEFTVNIALISGDAPVAGVVYAPALGTIWAGAAGAGARMAPVADGVIGAWSDITVRPANDGPIDVVASKSHMTDETKEFLERYKVGQLISVGSSLKFCQVAQGLADLYPRLGRTMEWDTAAGDAVLRAAGGMVKSIDGTPMRYGKRQQADDVDFANGWFVASGAAGLF from the coding sequence ATGAGCGCGCTCCTCGACCAGATCGTCCGTATCGCGGTGGATGCGGGCAAGGAGATCATGGCGGTCTATGAGGCGGGCGCCTGCACCACCGAGACCAAGGGTGACGGATCGCCGGTGACCGAGGCCGATGCGCGCGCCGAGGCGGTTATACTCGCGGCGCTCGCACAGGTCGCGCCCGATGTGCCGGTGGTGGCTGAAGAGGAAGCCGCGGCGGGGCGCATCCCCGAATGTGGGGGCAGCTTCTTCCTGGTCGATCCGCTCGACGGGACCAAGGAGTTCATCAACCGCAACGGCGAGTTCACCGTCAACATCGCGCTGATCTCGGGCGACGCGCCGGTCGCGGGCGTCGTCTATGCGCCCGCGCTCGGGACGATCTGGGCGGGCGCTGCCGGCGCGGGCGCGCGGATGGCGCCGGTTGCCGATGGGGTGATCGGGGCGTGGAGCGACATTACCGTGCGCCCGGCCAATGACGGGCCGATCGACGTGGTCGCCAGCAAATCGCACATGACCGACGAGACCAAGGAATTTCTCGAACGCTACAAGGTCGGCCAGCTGATCTCGGTCGGCTCCTCGCTCAAATTCTGTCAGGTGGCCCAAGGTCTGGCCGATCTCTACCCGCGCCTCGGCCGGACGATGGAATGGGACACGGCGGCCGGCGACGCGGTGCTCCGCGCAGCCGGCGGTATGGTCAAGTCGATCGACGGCACCCCGATGCGCTATGGCAAGCGCCAGCAGGCCGACGACGTCGATTTCGCGAACGGCTGGTTTGTGGCGAGCGGGGCTGCGGGGCTGTTCTAA
- a CDS encoding AmpG family muropeptide MFS transporter, with translation MSEPGDGGTAAIDQKRGWLNAIKPYTAPEALAALCVGISSGFPYAMIGATLTTRLAQSGIDKKAVTAFSLAFLVYNLKPLWAWMVDGVKLPIIGRMGQRVSWMLLAGVLVIAAVANLALVDPQASLTRTAVAAILVGLAGATFDIVIDAYRIEMLKPHQLGVGAGMSQYGWRIGSQLAASLALLLAARVGWAGGYLACTMFALPAMLTALVMGEPERHREPTERRGLRASVVSIWGPFAEFFQRSGAWLVLAFILLHKIGDTLANLTVRLLFNDMGYSNDAIAIYDVGVGFWTFLAGIFVGGILYARMGLKRSVMLSLWLMALTNLSFAGLAASGHPSNLAMAATMGFENFASGIGGVTVIAYFSALCDLRFTASQFALISAAASVVGRFVTGTTAGAMIEAMGYVEFYLLTTVAALPGIILFWIMARNGLIEQSIGSAGTKEE, from the coding sequence ATGAGCGAACCGGGGGACGGCGGCACGGCCGCGATCGATCAGAAGCGCGGCTGGCTGAACGCCATAAAGCCCTATACCGCGCCCGAGGCGCTGGCGGCTTTGTGCGTCGGCATATCCTCCGGCTTTCCCTACGCGATGATCGGCGCGACGCTGACGACCCGGCTCGCGCAATCGGGGATCGACAAGAAGGCCGTCACCGCCTTCTCGCTCGCCTTCCTCGTTTATAATCTCAAGCCGCTATGGGCGTGGATGGTCGACGGCGTGAAGCTGCCGATCATCGGGCGGATGGGGCAGCGCGTGTCGTGGATGCTGCTCGCGGGCGTGCTGGTGATCGCGGCGGTCGCCAATCTCGCGCTGGTCGATCCGCAGGCGAGCCTGACGCGCACCGCCGTCGCCGCGATCCTCGTCGGCTTGGCGGGCGCGACCTTCGATATCGTGATCGACGCTTATCGCATCGAGATGCTGAAACCCCACCAACTGGGCGTCGGCGCGGGCATGAGCCAATATGGCTGGCGGATCGGATCGCAGCTGGCCGCCTCACTCGCGCTGCTGCTCGCCGCGCGCGTGGGCTGGGCTGGCGGCTATCTCGCTTGCACGATGTTCGCATTGCCCGCGATGCTGACCGCGCTGGTGATGGGCGAACCCGAACGCCACCGCGAACCGACCGAACGGCGCGGCCTGCGCGCGAGCGTGGTTTCGATCTGGGGGCCGTTCGCGGAGTTCTTCCAGCGATCGGGCGCCTGGCTCGTCCTCGCCTTCATCCTGCTCCACAAGATCGGCGACACGCTGGCGAACCTGACCGTCCGCCTGTTGTTCAACGACATGGGCTACAGCAACGACGCGATCGCCATCTATGATGTTGGCGTCGGCTTCTGGACCTTCCTGGCCGGCATCTTCGTCGGCGGCATTCTCTATGCGCGGATGGGCCTCAAGCGATCGGTTATGCTCAGCCTGTGGCTGATGGCGCTGACCAATTTGAGCTTCGCGGGCCTTGCCGCCTCCGGCCATCCGTCCAATCTGGCGATGGCGGCGACGATGGGGTTCGAGAATTTCGCGAGCGGGATCGGCGGCGTCACCGTGATCGCTTACTTCTCCGCCTTGTGCGACCTGCGCTTCACCGCGTCGCAATTCGCCCTGATTTCGGCGGCAGCCTCCGTGGTCGGTCGCTTCGTGACCGGAACCACCGCCGGCGCGATGATCGAGGCGATGGGTTATGTCGAATTCTACCTGCTCACGACCGTCGCCGCTTTGCCCGGCATCATCCTGTTCTGGATCATGGCGCGAAACGGCCTGATCGAGCAGTCGATCGGCAGTGCGGGTACCAAAGAGGAATAG
- the cysN gene encoding sulfate adenylyltransferase subunit CysN: MTEPASSESPTYVVDALIAEDIDAYLEAHRNKSLLRFITCGSVDDGKSTLIGRLLYDSKMIFEDQLAALEADSKRVGTQGQEIDFALLVDGLAAEREQGITIDVAYRFFATEKRKFIVADTPGHEQYTRNMVTGASTADLAVILIDARKGVLTQTRRHSYLAHLIGIRNIVLAVNKMDLVDYDEAVFNRIVMSYRSFAAEIGITAFTAMPISGFKGDNITTRSGKTPWYKGPTLMEHLETVPVDADSDRAKPFRLPVQWVNRPNLDFRGFAGQISTGTIKPGDPVRILPSGKTSTVKSIVTYDGDLEEAGAGQSVTLTLADEVDCSRGDVIAAADAPPQVADQFEATIVWMADEEMLAGRAYWLKLGTQTVSATISQPKYQINVNTLEQLAAKTLDLNAIGVANLTTDKGLVFEPYADSRALGGFILIDKMTNATVAAGMLHFALRRSQNVHWQAHDIDRAHHANLKNQKPAVLWLTGLSGAGKSTIANLVEKKLARMNRHTFLLDGDNVRHGLNKDLGFTDADRVENIRRVGEVAKLMTDAGLIVITAFISPFRAERDMVRSMVAAGEFFEVHIDTPLAEAEARDVKGLYKKARSGELKNFTGIDSPYEAPDAPEIRIDTTKLSPEQAADLIVEKLLG, from the coding sequence ATGACCGAACCGGCCAGCAGCGAGAGCCCCACCTACGTCGTCGACGCCCTCATCGCCGAGGATATCGACGCCTATCTCGAGGCGCATCGCAACAAGAGCCTGCTGCGCTTCATCACCTGCGGTTCGGTGGACGACGGCAAATCGACCCTGATCGGCCGCCTGCTCTACGATTCGAAGATGATCTTCGAAGATCAGCTGGCGGCGCTCGAAGCCGACAGCAAGCGCGTGGGCACGCAGGGGCAGGAGATCGACTTCGCTTTGCTGGTCGACGGCCTCGCCGCCGAGCGCGAGCAGGGGATCACGATCGACGTCGCCTATCGCTTCTTCGCCACCGAGAAACGCAAGTTCATCGTCGCCGACACGCCGGGCCACGAACAATATACCCGCAACATGGTAACGGGCGCGTCGACCGCCGACCTCGCCGTCATCCTGATCGACGCGCGCAAGGGCGTGCTGACCCAGACGCGGCGGCACTCCTATCTCGCGCACCTGATCGGCATCCGGAACATCGTGCTGGCGGTGAACAAGATGGACCTGGTCGATTATGACGAGGCCGTCTTCAACCGGATCGTGATGAGCTATCGCAGCTTCGCGGCCGAAATCGGGATCACCGCCTTCACCGCGATGCCGATTTCGGGCTTCAAGGGCGACAATATCACGACGCGTTCGGGCAAGACCCCCTGGTATAAGGGGCCGACGCTGATGGAGCATCTGGAGACGGTGCCCGTCGACGCCGACAGCGATCGCGCGAAGCCGTTCCGCCTGCCGGTGCAGTGGGTCAATCGCCCCAACCTCGATTTCCGCGGCTTTGCCGGGCAGATCTCGACCGGCACGATCAAGCCGGGCGATCCGGTGCGCATCCTGCCGTCGGGTAAGACCAGCACGGTCAAGTCGATCGTCACCTATGACGGCGATCTGGAGGAGGCCGGCGCGGGCCAGTCGGTCACGCTGACGCTGGCCGACGAGGTCGATTGCTCGCGCGGCGACGTGATTGCCGCCGCAGATGCTCCGCCGCAGGTCGCCGACCAGTTCGAGGCGACGATCGTGTGGATGGCCGATGAGGAGATGCTGGCGGGCCGCGCCTATTGGCTGAAGCTCGGTACCCAGACCGTCAGCGCGACGATTTCGCAGCCCAAATATCAGATCAACGTCAACACGCTCGAACAGCTTGCGGCCAAGACGCTCGATCTCAACGCGATCGGGGTCGCGAACCTGACCACCGACAAGGGGCTGGTGTTCGAACCCTATGCGGATTCGCGCGCGCTGGGCGGGTTCATCCTGATCGACAAGATGACCAATGCGACGGTGGCGGCGGGCATGCTCCACTTCGCGCTCCGCCGCAGCCAGAACGTCCATTGGCAGGCACACGATATCGACCGCGCGCACCATGCGAACCTGAAGAACCAGAAGCCCGCCGTGCTGTGGCTTACCGGGCTCTCGGGTGCGGGCAAATCGACGATCGCGAACCTAGTCGAAAAGAAGCTGGCGCGGATGAACCGCCACACCTTCCTGCTCGACGGCGACAATGTGCGCCACGGGCTCAACAAGGATCTGGGCTTCACAGATGCCGATCGCGTCGAGAATATCCGGCGCGTGGGCGAAGTCGCCAAGCTGATGACCGATGCGGGCCTGATCGTCATCACCGCCTTCATCTCGCCCTTCCGCGCCGAGCGCGACATGGTCCGTTCGATGGTCGCGGCGGGCGAGTTCTTCGAGGTGCATATCGACACGCCGCTGGCCGAGGCCGAGGCGCGCGACGTGAAGGGTTTGTACAAGAAGGCGCGGTCGGGCGAGTTGAAGAACTTCACCGGGATCGACAGCCCTTATGAGGCACCCGACGCGCCCGAGATCCGGATCGATACGACCAAGTTGTCACCCGAACAGGCCGCCGACCTGATCGTCGAGAAGCTGCTCGGATGA
- the cysD gene encoding sulfate adenylyltransferase subunit CysD, translating to MKTLTHLERLEAESIHIIREVVAECEKPVMLYSVGKDSAVMLHLAKKAFYPAPPPFPLLHVDTTWKFKAMYELREKAARDAGMELLIYQNPEAIEKGINPFDHGALHTDMWKTEGLKQALDKYGFDAAFGGARRDEEKSRAKERVFSFRTASHRWDPKNQRPELWNLYNARKAKGESIRVFPISNWTELDIWQYIHLEDIPIVPLYFSAPRPTVERDGMLLMVDDDRFPLEPGEVPVDRSIRFRTLGCYPLTGAVESTAATLPEVIQEMLLTTTSERQGRAIDKDAGGAGMEKKKQEGYF from the coding sequence ATGAAAACCCTGACCCATCTCGAACGGCTTGAGGCCGAGAGCATCCACATCATCCGCGAGGTGGTGGCCGAATGCGAAAAGCCGGTGATGCTGTACAGCGTCGGCAAGGATTCGGCGGTGATGCTGCATCTGGCCAAGAAGGCCTTCTATCCGGCGCCCCCGCCCTTCCCCCTGCTCCACGTCGACACGACCTGGAAGTTCAAGGCGATGTACGAGCTGCGCGAAAAGGCCGCGCGCGACGCGGGCATGGAATTGCTGATCTACCAGAATCCCGAAGCGATCGAGAAGGGGATCAACCCGTTCGATCATGGCGCGCTCCACACCGACATGTGGAAGACCGAAGGGCTGAAGCAGGCGCTCGACAAATACGGGTTCGACGCGGCCTTCGGCGGCGCGCGCCGCGACGAGGAAAAGAGCCGCGCAAAGGAGCGGGTCTTTTCGTTCCGCACGGCTTCGCACCGCTGGGATCCCAAGAACCAGCGCCCGGAATTGTGGAACCTCTACAATGCCCGCAAGGCGAAGGGCGAGAGCATCCGCGTCTTCCCGATCTCCAATTGGACCGAGCTGGATATCTGGCAGTACATCCATCTGGAGGACATTCCGATCGTCCCGCTCTATTTCTCCGCACCGCGCCCGACCGTGGAGCGCGACGGGATGCTGCTGATGGTCGATGACGATCGCTTCCCGTTGGAGCCAGGCGAAGTGCCGGTCGACCGGTCGATCCGTTTCCGCACGCTTGGCTGCTACCCGCTGACCGGCGCGGTCGAGAGCACCGCGGCGACCCTGCCCGAGGTCATTCAGGAAATGCTGCTGACCACCACGTCCGAGCGGCAGGGGCGCGCGATCGACAAGGATGCCGGCGGCGCCGGCATGGAGAAGAAGAAGCAAGAGGGGTATTTCTGA
- a CDS encoding response regulator — protein MLFGRRERKYRRLLIVEDEPLVAFDTEHFLSEHGYVVIATVDNADDARDAIAGGGIDLILSDFTLSRASNGRDVALAAQAAGVPLLFVTARCPADAPAIAIGCLAKPYKQRDLGLALDAVEAKLGGEGAPKRVPKGLSLY, from the coding sequence ATGCTGTTCGGGCGACGCGAGCGCAAATATCGGCGGCTCCTCATCGTTGAGGACGAACCCCTCGTCGCGTTCGACACCGAACATTTCCTGTCCGAACATGGCTATGTCGTGATCGCGACGGTCGACAATGCCGACGATGCGCGCGATGCGATCGCAGGCGGCGGGATCGACCTGATCCTGTCCGATTTCACCCTGTCGCGCGCGTCTAACGGACGCGACGTCGCGCTGGCGGCGCAGGCGGCGGGCGTGCCGTTGCTGTTCGTCACCGCGCGCTGCCCCGCCGATGCGCCCGCCATCGCGATCGGATGCCTCGCCAAACCCTATAAGCAGCGCGACCTTGGCCTCGCGCTCGACGCGGTCGAGGCGAAGCTGGGCGGTGAAGGCGCGCCCAAGCGCGTGCCGAAGGGGCTGAGCCTCTACTGA
- a CDS encoding phytoene desaturase family protein, whose amino-acid sequence MTARYDAIIVGAGHNGLVCAFYLARAGLRVRIVERRDVVGGAAVTEEFHHGFRNSAASYTVSLLQPKVIADMRLADHGYRVIERPISNFLPLDDGYLKLGGGLARTQAEFARFSAKDAAALPAYYDALEGVADVLRSLALRAPPNVGGGLRALIEAARQGRGIASLPIERQRDLLDLFAKSARTFLDGWFESDPVKAAFGFDAVVGNFASPDTPGSAYVLLHHVFGEVNGNKGAWGHVAGGMGAITQAMAKVVRAMGVEISLEAPVAKLLVDGGRVAGVRLESGEEIVAPLVAANVGPKLLYERLVDPADLDADFLRRIRSFRAGSGTFRMNVALSELPRFSVLPEPGEHHRSGIVIAPSLNYMDRAYLDAKRDGISREPIVEMLIPSTIDDSLAPPGGHVASLFCQQFAPVLPDGRSWDDERETAADLILDTVERHAPGFRASVIARQIHSPLDLERKFGLVGGDIFHGAMSLDQLWSARPVLGHGAYRGPIRGLYMCGAGTHPGGGVTGAPGHNAAREILRDRSVLGRLRIF is encoded by the coding sequence ATGACCGCCCGTTACGACGCGATCATCGTCGGGGCCGGGCATAATGGGCTCGTTTGCGCTTTCTACCTCGCCCGCGCGGGTCTGCGCGTGCGCATCGTCGAGCGGCGCGATGTCGTCGGCGGGGCCGCGGTTACCGAAGAATTCCATCACGGTTTCCGCAATTCTGCGGCGAGCTATACGGTCAGCCTGCTCCAGCCGAAGGTGATCGCCGACATGCGGCTGGCCGATCACGGCTATCGCGTGATCGAACGGCCGATCTCCAATTTCCTGCCGCTGGACGACGGCTATCTCAAGCTCGGTGGCGGCCTCGCTCGCACCCAGGCCGAGTTTGCACGCTTCTCGGCGAAGGATGCTGCGGCGCTGCCGGCTTATTATGACGCGCTGGAGGGCGTGGCCGATGTGCTGCGCTCGCTCGCGCTCCGGGCGCCGCCCAATGTCGGCGGCGGGCTGCGCGCGTTGATCGAGGCGGCACGGCAGGGGCGGGGGATCGCCAGCCTGCCGATCGAGCGGCAACGTGACCTGCTCGATCTCTTCGCCAAGTCGGCGCGGACCTTCCTCGACGGCTGGTTCGAAAGCGATCCCGTAAAGGCCGCTTTCGGCTTCGATGCGGTCGTCGGCAATTTCGCCAGCCCCGATACGCCGGGGTCGGCCTATGTCCTGCTCCACCATGTCTTTGGCGAGGTGAACGGAAACAAGGGCGCGTGGGGCCATGTTGCCGGCGGCATGGGCGCGATCACGCAGGCGATGGCGAAGGTCGTCCGCGCGATGGGCGTCGAGATCAGTCTGGAGGCGCCGGTGGCGAAGCTGCTCGTCGACGGCGGCCGCGTCGCGGGTGTACGGCTGGAAAGCGGGGAGGAGATTGTCGCGCCACTGGTCGCCGCCAATGTCGGGCCGAAATTGCTCTACGAGCGGCTGGTCGACCCCGCCGATCTCGACGCCGATTTCCTGCGCCGCATCCGCAGCTTTCGGGCGGGGTCGGGCACCTTCCGCATGAACGTTGCCTTGTCCGAACTGCCGCGCTTCTCGGTGCTGCCCGAACCCGGCGAGCACCATCGATCGGGCATCGTGATCGCGCCCAGCCTCAATTATATGGACCGCGCCTATCTCGACGCTAAGCGGGATGGGATATCGCGTGAGCCGATCGTCGAGATGCTGATCCCCTCGACGATCGACGACAGCCTTGCCCCGCCCGGCGGCCATGTCGCCAGCCTTTTCTGCCAGCAATTCGCGCCCGTCCTGCCCGACGGCCGCAGCTGGGACGACGAGCGCGAGACGGCGGCGGACCTGATCCTCGACACCGTCGAGCGCCATGCGCCGGGCTTCAGGGCATCGGTGATCGCGCGCCAGATCCACTCGCCGCTCGATCTGGAGCGCAAGTTCGGTCTCGTCGGCGGCGACATTTTTCATGGGGCGATGAGCCTCGACCAACTCTGGTCGGCGCGCCCGGTGCTCGGCCACGGTGCCTATCGCGGGCCGATACGCGGTCTCTATATGTGCGGTGCGGGGACGCATCCGGGCGGCGGCGTTACGGGCGCGCCGGGGCACAATGCCGCGCGGGAGATTTTGCGGGATCGCAGCGTGCTTGGGCGATTGCGGATCTTCTAA
- a CDS encoding GMC family oxidoreductase, translated as MLEADYVIIGAGSAGCVLANRLSEDPNVSVVLLEAGGKSDTLLVNMPVGSVKLMGNPDYDWMYLTEPDPSINGRQVLWISGKMLGGGSAINGTIYIRGSKTDYDGWAANGCTGWSWDEVLPYFKKAENYGGPDTGSDSMGHDGPLSVEPIRTPHEMTEAFVQACAETGLTRIEDYCAGDVDGVFHNYFSQKSGRRSSTYEAYLKPIKGRRNLTVLTGVLADKVLFDGDKRATGVRYRDGNVVREVTAKREVLVSAGAIHSPALLLRSGIGPADELRELGIDVVADAPEVGKNLQEHASVPQSRFVDVETLNTAATSMKLPLHFLQYLFMGTGPLTSPPVQAIANTRSDPGMNHPNIKLSFGPVAVDSHTRQPHKRAGVTIFVNCSPPKSRGEIRLRSADPAVKPVVDHRLLGSPEDMATMIAAMKQCETVFEAPALAKHVTGRHLPEQPPKSDAEWEDYIRARAGIGFHPVSSCRMGGDARSVVDPALKVRGVSGLRVIDASIMPDMPAANTNAPTIMIGEKGADLIKNERR; from the coding sequence ATGCTCGAGGCGGATTATGTGATCATCGGGGCGGGTAGCGCAGGCTGCGTGCTGGCGAACCGCCTGAGCGAGGATCCGAACGTGAGCGTCGTCCTGCTCGAAGCGGGCGGCAAGAGCGATACGTTGCTGGTCAACATGCCGGTCGGATCGGTCAAGCTGATGGGCAATCCCGATTATGACTGGATGTACCTGACCGAGCCCGATCCTTCGATCAACGGGCGGCAGGTGCTGTGGATCTCGGGCAAGATGCTGGGCGGCGGTTCGGCGATCAACGGCACGATCTACATCCGCGGTTCGAAGACCGATTATGACGGCTGGGCCGCGAATGGCTGCACCGGCTGGAGCTGGGACGAGGTTCTTCCCTATTTCAAGAAGGCCGAGAATTATGGCGGGCCGGACACCGGCAGCGACAGCATGGGCCATGACGGCCCGCTGAGCGTCGAGCCGATCCGCACGCCGCACGAAATGACCGAAGCCTTCGTCCAGGCGTGCGCCGAAACCGGCCTGACCCGGATCGAGGATTATTGCGCGGGCGACGTCGACGGCGTCTTCCACAACTATTTCAGCCAGAAAAGCGGGCGGCGCAGCAGCACCTACGAAGCCTATCTGAAGCCCATCAAGGGGCGCCGGAACCTGACCGTGCTGACCGGCGTACTGGCGGACAAGGTGCTGTTCGACGGCGACAAGCGCGCCACCGGCGTCCGCTATCGCGACGGCAATGTCGTGCGCGAGGTGACGGCGAAGCGCGAGGTGCTGGTGAGCGCGGGCGCGATCCATTCGCCCGCCCTCCTCCTCCGTTCGGGCATCGGCCCGGCCGACGAGCTGCGCGAACTGGGCATCGACGTGGTCGCCGACGCGCCCGAGGTGGGCAAGAACCTGCAGGAGCATGCCAGCGTGCCGCAGAGCCGCTTTGTGGATGTCGAGACGCTCAACACCGCCGCGACCTCGATGAAGCTGCCGCTCCACTTCCTCCAATATCTGTTCATGGGCACCGGTCCGCTGACCTCGCCCCCGGTGCAGGCGATCGCGAACACGCGCTCCGATCCCGGCATGAACCATCCGAACATCAAGCTGTCGTTCGGGCCGGTCGCGGTCGACAGCCACACGCGCCAGCCGCACAAGCGCGCGGGGGTGACGATCTTCGTCAACTGCTCCCCGCCCAAGAGTCGCGGCGAAATCCGCCTGCGCAGCGCCGATCCGGCGGTAAAGCCGGTCGTCGATCACCGCCTGCTCGGTTCGCCCGAGGACATGGCGACGATGATCGCCGCGATGAAGCAGTGCGAGACGGTGTTCGAAGCGCCCGCGCTCGCGAAGCACGTCACCGGGCGCCACCTGCCCGAACAGCCGCCCAAGAGCGATGCCGAGTGGGAGGACTATATCCGCGCCCGCGCCGGCATCGGCTTCCACCCCGTTTCCAGCTGCCGGATGGGCGGAGACGCGCGGTCGGTGGTTGACCCGGCCCTGAAGGTGCGGGGAGTGTCGGGCCTCAGGGTGATCGACGCCTCGATCATGCCCGATATGCCCGCCGCCAACACCAACGCCCCCACGATCATGATCGGGGAGAAGGGCGCCGACCTGATCAAGAATGAGAGGCGCTGA
- a CDS encoding FAD-dependent oxidoreductase, translating into MTNPHYPHLFSPFTVAGVELKNRLVMAPMSTSLGGVDGAVTPSQIAFYRERALGGFGLIIVEFTCVDPKTGRTEEHQLSLDSRRNLDGHYRLVETIHAAGAKAFLQLQHGGRFAKGSYLADGVVRGPMEVRSRKDPNKIVVAQMTDDEIQHLVEAFGRSAALASEAGYDGIELHGAHGYLLSQFLSPFSNQRDDKWGGDFERRLAFPTAVIKAVKAAIGDKPLCFRISADEFLKGGLSVEDNALIVPHLVAAGADMLHASTGRGPEAFDKVMEPMSAPEGWRLPYAKKLREAANVPMIGVGQIRWPETGEAALIEGDCDLVALGRPSLTDPAWPKKAEAGLRDEIRPCTSCNWCIAPDNLHRIVCAENPRTGSELDADFAADLGLGRKAVVVGAGPGGMAAALMLDQAGFQTTLHEASDELGGGLIASATPPGKDKLFWYRDYLVRRLAKSRVAVRRGHRVTADEIAAEAPDLVFVAAGTTTRPMSIDGIDDPMVLDAYELLMGHALPGVPAGGTAIVYGGGETGCEAAEYMAEHGARVVLVTRSGAHQLARSAEIVYRLGLVARINANPAIEVVAESEIVRITDGEVTVRGKDGDTRVIEAARLLMAQGRDPLNKVADDLVAAGVRCYLVGDSRKVGRIGDAVHTAYQAMRALAADRVPLQPLAC; encoded by the coding sequence ATGACCAATCCGCATTATCCGCATCTGTTCAGCCCCTTCACCGTCGCCGGGGTCGAACTGAAGAACCGCCTCGTCATGGCGCCGATGTCGACGTCGCTGGGCGGGGTCGACGGGGCCGTCACGCCGTCGCAGATCGCCTTTTATCGCGAGCGCGCACTGGGTGGCTTCGGGCTGATCATCGTCGAGTTCACCTGCGTCGATCCGAAGACCGGCCGCACCGAGGAGCATCAGCTCTCGCTCGACAGCCGCCGCAATCTGGACGGCCATTATCGGCTGGTGGAAACGATCCACGCGGCGGGCGCCAAGGCGTTCCTGCAGCTGCAACATGGCGGGCGCTTTGCGAAGGGCAGCTATCTGGCCGACGGCGTCGTGCGCGGGCCGATGGAGGTCCGTTCGCGCAAGGATCCGAACAAGATCGTCGTCGCGCAGATGACCGACGATGAGATCCAGCACCTCGTCGAAGCCTTCGGCCGTTCGGCCGCGCTCGCCTCCGAAGCGGGCTATGACGGGATCGAGCTGCACGGTGCGCACGGCTATCTGCTGTCGCAATTCCTCTCGCCCTTCAGCAACCAGCGCGACGACAAATGGGGCGGCGATTTCGAACGGCGCCTCGCCTTCCCCACCGCCGTCATCAAGGCGGTGAAGGCCGCGATCGGCGACAAGCCGCTGTGCTTCCGCATCTCGGCCGACGAATTCCTGAAGGGCGGCCTTTCGGTCGAGGACAATGCGCTGATCGTACCGCACCTCGTCGCCGCCGGCGCCGACATGCTCCACGCATCGACCGGGCGTGGCCCCGAAGCATTCGATAAGGTGATGGAGCCGATGTCGGCGCCCGAAGGCTGGCGCCTGCCTTATGCGAAGAAGCTGCGCGAAGCCGCCAATGTGCCGATGATTGGCGTCGGCCAGATCCGCTGGCCGGAGACGGGCGAAGCGGCGTTGATCGAGGGCGATTGCGATCTCGTGGCGCTCGGCCGCCCGTCGCTGACCGATCCGGCATGGCCCAAGAAGGCCGAAGCGGGCCTGCGCGACGAGATCCGACCCTGCACGAGCTGCAACTGGTGCATCGCGCCCGACAATCTCCACCGCATCGTCTGCGCCGAAAATCCGCGCACCGGCAGCGAACTCGATGCGGACTTCGCCGCCGATCTGGGCCTTGGCCGCAAGGCCGTGGTCGTCGGCGCGGGACCGGGAGGCATGGCGGCTGCGCTGATGCTCGATCAGGCGGGGTTCCAGACGACGCTGCACGAGGCGAGCGACGAACTGGGCGGCGGGCTGATCGCGTCGGCGACCCCGCCGGGCAAGGACAAATTGTTCTGGTATCGCGACTATCTGGTCCGCCGTCTGGCCAAGAGCCGGGTTGCGGTTCGCCGCGGCCATCGCGTGACCGCCGACGAGATCGCCGCCGAAGCGCCCGACCTCGTCTTCGTCGCGGCGGGCACCACCACGCGGCCGATGTCGATCGACGGGATCGACGATCCGATGGTGCTCGATGCCTATGAACTGCTGATGGGCCATGCCCTGCCCGGCGTGCCGGCCGGCGGCACCGCGATCGTCTACGGCGGCGGCGAGACTGGCTGCGAGGCGGCCGAATATATGGCCGAACATGGCGCGCGCGTCGTGCTGGTCACGCGATCGGGCGCGCATCAACTCGCGCGGTCGGCGGAGATCGTTTACCGGCTCGGCCTCGTCGCGCGGATCAACGCCAATCCGGCGATCGAGGTGGTCGCCGAAAGCGAGATCGTCCGCATCACCGATGGCGAAGTGACGGTACGCGGCAAGGATGGCGATACCCGCGTGATCGAGGCAGCCCGCCTGCTGATGGCGCAGGGCCGCGATCCGCTCAACAAGGTCGCCGACGATCTCGTGGCCGCCGGCGTGCGCTGCTATCTCGTCGGCGACAGCCGCAAGGTCGGGCGGATCGGCGACGCGGTCCACACCGCCTATCAGGCGATGCGTGCACTTGCCGCCGATCGCGTGCCCCTCCAGCCGCTGGCCTGCTGA